In one Vidua chalybeata isolate OUT-0048 chromosome 4, bVidCha1 merged haplotype, whole genome shotgun sequence genomic region, the following are encoded:
- the LOC128786920 gene encoding radial spoke head protein 4 homolog A-like: MDQSPGSDPSQEPQSAYPQNAYEGGHGPYQPHEPGYGLDQPGYSPYDDEIPDPQARMLAIKNAKAYLLKTSTKSGLNLYDHFANILTKILDEQPTNTVDIIENISKDVKWEQFRKKMDTLRDEHLIPPTFEAAEKYKALFVKEGGEDEHEELEEEMGKPSLPNVMETAFYFEQAGIGLSKDESYYIFLALKNLNNVQPIQTCRFWGKILGLEMNYIIAEVQLREGEEEEEIGEEEEEIIAEGQKEIGQAEEEDEQKEKEPEPPKSTYKPPPDIPKEANGTGTNKYVYFVCNEPGKPWVKLPPVTPAQIVCARQIKKFFTGRLDAPVVSFPPFPGNEANYLRAQIARISAGTHVSPTGFYQFPEDEEEEEEEGADTYEENPEFEPPPVAEMVESLATWAHHVKEILKQGRCVWTNLAQKSEENEEDEEEEEEEEEEQQEERGQPLLTLISEDEGMKNIPAWTAQASTNLIPEYSVAILQSNRWPGAYAFASGRKFENIYFGWGHKYNPESHTPALPPPAEAEFPSEPGITETVDPTVEEEMAFKAAQEEALAAAEEEEDEEGEDD; this comes from the exons ATGGATCAGTCGCCAGGATCAGACCCTTCACAGGAACCACAAAGTGCCTACCCACAAAATGCCTATGAAGGTGGGCATGGCCCTTACCAGCCACACGAACCGGGTTATGGTCTTGACCAGCCCGGATACAGCCCGTATGATGATGAGATTCCCGATCCCCAAGCCCGGATGCTGGCAATCAAGAATGCAAAAGCCTATTTACTGAAGACCAGCACAAAATCTGGCCTGAATTT ATATGATCATTTTGCTAATATACTAACAAAGATCCTGGACGAACAGCCCACAAATACAGTAGACATAATTGAGAATATCAGCAAGGATGTGAAGTGGGAGCAGTTTCGGAAAAAAATGGACACTCTTCGAGATGAACATCTGATCCCTCCAACATTTGAAGCTGCAGAAAAGTATAAAGCTTTGTTTGTCAAGGAAGGTGGAGAAGATGAACATGAAGAACTAGAAGAAGAGATG GGAAAGCCCTCTCTACCAAATGTGATGGAAACAGCCTTTTATTTTGAACAGGCTGGAATTGGCCTGAGCAAAGATGAATCCTATTACATATTCCTTGCCCTTAAAAACCTAAATAATGTTCAGCCAATCCAGACCTGTCGCTTCTGGGGCAAAATTTTGGGCCTGGAAATGAACTATATTATAGCTGAAGTACAGTTAcgggaaggggaagaggaggaggaaataggtgaggaagaagaggaaattatTGCAGAAGGACAGAAAGAGATAGGTCAGGCTGAAGAAGAAGatgagcagaaagaaaaagaacctgAACCACCAAAGTCCACCTATAAACCGCCACCTGATATCCCAAAAGAAGCAAATGGGACTGGGACTAATAAATATGTCTACTTTGTCTGTAACGAGCCAGGCAAACCCTGGGTGAAGTTGCCTCCAGTGACACCAGCCCAGATTGTCTGTGCCAGGCAAATCAAGAAGTTCTTCACTGGTCGCTTGGATGCTCCTGTTGTGAgcttccctccttttcctggaAATGAGGCCAATTACCTGCGTGCACAGATAGCTCGAATCTCAGCAGGAACCCATGTCTCTCCCACTGGATTTTACCAGTTTCCAGAGGacgaagaagaagaagaagaagaaggagcagatACATATGAAGAAAACCCTGAGTTTGAGCCTCCTCCTGTGGCTGAAATGGTGGAGTCCCTCGCCACGTGGGCACACCACGTCAAGGAAATTCTAAAGCAG GGTCGCTGTGTTTGGACTAATCTTGCtcaaaaatcagaggaaaatgaagaagatgaagaggaggaagaggaggaggaagaagagcaaCAGGAAGAAAGAGGACAACCCCTTCTTACTCTAATCTCTGAAGATGAAG GCATGAAAAACATCCCTGCATGGACGGCTCAGGCTTCTACAAACCTGATTCCGGAATATTCTGTTGCAATCCTGCAGTCTAACCGATGGCCTGGAGCTTATGCCTTTGCATCTGGCAG GAAATTTGAGAACATCTATTTTGGCTGGGGTCACAAATACAATCCAGAAAGCCACACTCCTGCACTGCCCCCGCCAGCAGAAGCAGAATTCCCCAGTGAGCCAGGAATCACTGAGACAGTAGACCCCACTGtggaagaggaaatggctttCAAGGCTGCACAGGAAGAAGCCTTagctgcagctgaggaagaggaagatgaggaagggGAAGAtgattaa